One Methanocaldococcus infernus ME DNA segment encodes these proteins:
- a CDS encoding sugar phosphate isomerase/epimerase family protein, translating to MIGVSTSIFADSNTKLEDALSILEDKTKYVELICDGRLNVMENIEVPLSFDLKYTLHCPLSDMNLSSFREKVRKTSIEVVEDILKVADKANASLIVLHPGYCIFKEDYTKALNALKKSIFELNRLQSEYSIKITIENMPSYSMFMFREPTEEIIEILGDVGITFDIGHSFLNNNINEFLNDKIIDKIFHIHIHDNNGEFDEHLCIGKGKIEFEKYKRKLKRINCIEMIEMQYKSIKDLDLCIERVKKLFR from the coding sequence ATGATAGGCGTCTCAACAAGTATATTTGCAGATTCAAATACAAAGTTAGAAGATGCTTTATCAATTTTAGAAGATAAAACAAAATATGTTGAACTTATTTGTGATGGACGCTTAAATGTTATGGAAAATATTGAAGTTCCACTTTCTTTTGATTTGAAATATACATTACATTGTCCACTTTCAGATATGAATTTATCGTCCTTTAGGGAAAAGGTTAGAAAAACAAGTATAGAAGTTGTTGAGGATATTTTAAAAGTTGCCGATAAAGCGAACGCTTCCTTAATAGTTCTTCATCCAGGTTATTGTATCTTTAAAGAAGATTATACAAAAGCATTAAATGCTTTAAAAAAGTCTATATTCGAGTTAAATAGACTTCAAAGTGAATATTCCATAAAAATAACAATAGAAAATATGCCATCTTATAGTATGTTTATGTTTAGGGAACCAACTGAGGAAATTATTGAAATTTTAGGAGATGTTGGAATAACCTTTGATATTGGACATTCTTTTTTAAATAACAACATTAATGAATTTTTAAATGATAAAATCATTGATAAAATTTTCCATATCCACATTCATGATAACAATGGAGAGTTTGATGAACATCTATGTATAGGAAAGGGAAAGATTGAATTTGAAAAATATAAAAGAAAGTTAAAACGAATAAATTGTATAGAAATGATTGAAATGCAGTATAAGAGTATTAAAGATTTGGATTTATGTATTGAAAGGGTTAAAAAGTTGTTTAGGTGA
- a CDS encoding adenosylcobinamide amidohydrolase, whose protein sequence is MERILNMDDWDAYKISHTVDVDGEVEKTKSLIIEFGKKRRVLSTREGFKKVKYVGNHSIPVPFWDKIHNYKDYEDHVLRKIGIKKEDIALLSTGANMDNLAIAKEEFDEFYVVAFTTAGAKYNAIRLGDEEAEYIEKDFKTYKIENGKLIPKEEIGTVNIILITNARLTDGAMARAIITITEAKTNAFQELNIRSTKHSELQATGTGTDNVIVVGGFGKGVNYTGGHTKIGEMMAKVVKSSVIEALIKQDNLKIN, encoded by the coding sequence ATGGAAAGAATTTTAAATATGGATGATTGGGATGCATATAAAATTTCTCATACTGTTGATGTTGATGGAGAAGTTGAAAAAACAAAATCCCTAATAATTGAATTTGGTAAAAAAAGAAGAGTTTTGTCAACAAGAGAGGGATTTAAGAAAGTTAAATACGTTGGAAATCATTCAATCCCCGTACCATTTTGGGATAAGATTCACAACTACAAAGATTATGAAGATCATGTTTTAAGGAAGATTGGGATTAAAAAGGAGGATATTGCTTTACTATCAACTGGAGCTAATATGGATAATTTAGCTATTGCAAAAGAGGAATTTGATGAATTTTATGTAGTTGCTTTTACAACTGCTGGAGCAAAGTATAACGCAATAAGATTAGGAGATGAAGAAGCAGAGTATATTGAAAAAGATTTTAAAACTTACAAAATTGAAAATGGAAAATTAATCCCTAAAGAAGAAATTGGAACTGTTAATATTATTTTAATAACAAATGCAAGATTAACTGATGGAGCTATGGCAAGGGCTATAATAACCATTACAGAGGCAAAAACTAATGCCTTTCAAGAGTTAAATATAAGAAGTACTAAACATTCTGAACTTCAAGCAACAGGAACAGGAACAGATAATGTTATAGTTGTTGGGGGTTTTGGTAAAGGAGTTAATTACACAGGAGGACATACAAAAATTGGAGAAATGATGGCCAAGGTTGTTAAAAGCTCTGTAATAGAAGCATTAATTAAACAAGATAACTTAAAAATAAACTAA
- a CDS encoding FecCD family ABC transporter permease, translating into MRRIFIIFLLVILIFSLFIYGIFKGGSAKSITIQDVKNFLFYGSTGDKFKDILIWEVRIPPLVTAVIVGMVLSVSGLKLQTLFRNLLASPYTTGISSGAILGVAITIFLGFSFSNFLNIPDHVIGGWIGASLALIVLLFLASRIRDVSGVLVCTILFTYFYYGVESYLITFADNIEIQEFWMYLQGNFTGVRWENLKLILTCSIIFLIISYLLSKHLNALLFGENYAKSFGLNIKKVRLLILFLSSFIVGTIIPFVGLIPFIGIASPYIARIIMKTSDHRWTIPASMLVGMFISLLCYLISIKLFAPKVIPVKSILDLFGGLLVVYLIYKSEKHLKIDL; encoded by the coding sequence ATGAGAAGAATTTTCATTATTTTTTTGTTAGTAATATTAATATTTTCACTTTTTATTTATGGAATTTTTAAAGGAGGTAGTGCAAAGTCTATAACAATTCAAGATGTTAAAAATTTTTTATTTTATGGTAGCACTGGAGATAAATTTAAAGATATATTAATATGGGAAGTAAGAATTCCACCATTGGTGACTGCTGTAATTGTTGGAATGGTTTTGTCTGTTTCAGGATTAAAACTCCAAACACTATTTAGAAATCTTTTGGCATCCCCATACACAACTGGGATCTCAAGTGGAGCTATTCTTGGTGTAGCAATTACTATATTTCTTGGATTTTCATTTTCAAACTTTCTAAATATTCCTGATCATGTTATAGGTGGCTGGATAGGAGCAAGTTTAGCACTAATTGTTCTATTATTTCTTGCCTCAAGAATTAGAGATGTAAGTGGAGTGTTAGTTTGTACAATATTATTTACCTACTTCTATTATGGAGTAGAAAGCTATCTTATAACCTTTGCAGATAACATTGAAATCCAAGAGTTTTGGATGTATTTACAAGGTAATTTTACAGGTGTAAGATGGGAAAATCTAAAATTAATATTGACTTGCTCAATAATATTTTTGATAATATCTTATTTACTTTCAAAACATTTAAATGCTCTATTGTTTGGTGAAAACTATGCAAAAAGTTTTGGTTTAAATATAAAAAAAGTTAGATTATTAATTTTATTCTTATCAAGTTTTATTGTTGGAACAATAATACCATTTGTTGGTTTAATACCATTTATTGGTATTGCCTCTCCATATATTGCAAGGATTATAATGAAAACCTCTGATCATAGATGGACTATTCCTGCCTCAATGTTAGTTGGAATGTTTATTTCACTACTATGTTATTTAATATCAATAAAATTATTTGCTCCAAAAGTAATTCCTGTGAAATCAATTTTAGATTTATTTGGAGGATTATTAGTAGTTTATTTAATATATAAGTCAGAAAAACATTTGAAAATTGATCTTTAG
- a CDS encoding FecCD family ABC transporter permease, whose amino-acid sequence MKIRIGLFLLFLLFILGFLSLLSITNGTIKIEPKKFYNYLIMGTTGNPIYDKIIEKCRLPRTIGAIFAGMGLAVAGLLMQSLFRNPLADPYLIGVSSGASLGVALYVFTSLLFKLGIPHSIWGFITSAYLGSLLTMLVVLSLAKKVRQITTLLIVGLMIGYISSGLITIVISFSDFIGVDNNVLASFIMWGYGSLSSITMKQSLIMSSIIIICCFLVYFLSKFLDAYLLGENYARSVGIDIKKLRILIILISCMITASIIAFSGPIGFVGLVCPIVARLLCGTSKHLYVIPTTMLIGAIFLIIADILVRPGIIVPTTSSELTLMCPLAIIGSPIAIIIYIKRGKMGI is encoded by the coding sequence TTGAAAATTAGGATAGGTTTGTTTTTACTATTTCTTTTATTTATATTGGGCTTTTTATCATTATTAAGTATAACAAATGGAACCATTAAAATAGAGCCAAAAAAATTTTATAATTATTTAATAATGGGCACTACTGGAAACCCTATCTATGACAAAATAATTGAAAAATGTAGATTACCAAGAACAATTGGAGCAATCTTTGCAGGGATGGGATTAGCTGTTGCAGGTTTATTAATGCAAAGTTTATTTAGAAACCCTCTTGCTGATCCTTACTTAATAGGAGTATCAAGTGGAGCGTCTCTTGGTGTAGCACTATATGTTTTTACATCTCTATTATTTAAGCTTGGCATTCCTCATTCTATATGGGGCTTTATTACATCTGCTTATTTAGGTTCATTATTAACTATGTTAGTTGTTTTATCCCTTGCAAAGAAAGTTAGACAAATTACTACTCTTCTGATTGTTGGGCTAATGATAGGTTATATTTCATCTGGGCTAATCACAATTGTTATTTCATTTAGTGATTTTATTGGTGTTGATAATAATGTCTTAGCCAGTTTTATAATGTGGGGATATGGATCTTTAAGTTCTATAACAATGAAGCAGTCATTAATAATGAGTAGTATAATAATTATTTGCTGTTTTTTGGTATATTTTTTATCAAAATTTCTTGATGCATATTTACTTGGCGAAAATTATGCAAGAAGTGTTGGAATTGATATTAAAAAATTAAGAATTTTAATTATTTTAATATCTTGTATGATTACAGCAAGCATTATAGCATTTTCTGGACCTATTGGATTTGTTGGATTAGTTTGTCCAATAGTTGCAAGATTATTATGTGGAACATCAAAGCATCTCTATGTGATCCCAACTACTATGCTAATTGGAGCAATTTTTTTGATAATAGCTGATATCCTTGTAAGACCTGGTATTATAGTTCCAACAACAAGTTCAGAATTGACTTTGATGTGCCCTTTAGCGATAATAGGATCACCAATTGCAATAATAATATATATAAAAAGGGGAAAGATGGGGATTTAA
- a CDS encoding ABC transporter substrate-binding protein produces MLRRMFLFVIMILLSPIVFGEVIGDVNGDGSINIADVVYLFKHRDVGLEKGDLNCDNSVDIADVVYLFNNYQKWREPVVFAKNFKIEYYDTNGNPVNYNENWAYKIITTEYNNKVYNKYCIVKDGEKLPSNLPPDVKVIYAPVKKVCTLNAFQIAMLEALDDDNVRKSIKGVSEYTYIKIKDYGVFPKLKPYVDNGDIVPIGKWGSINKEVLLNINPDIIFIPWTHSYLAKDIATVSDLGINYLVTIESNEPDFLAKAEWAKVYAAFYNLDKKGNDFLQKVWKKRNELVRKTRKATYRPKVAMLYWSPYSGPWVYCAQNYCAKWILEVKGDYCFLDIPGTSYVNLDKETTLEHIKGCDVFIYMNWNSLKEPMDTLEELKERRPDLAPVLDSAKRVYTTKFSYSYDGNVNMDLLIEDFARMVHPECFDDGDSKLHYFKKLK; encoded by the coding sequence ATGTTAAGAAGAATGTTTTTATTTGTAATAATGATTTTATTAAGTCCTATAGTATTTGGAGAAGTTATTGGAGATGTAAATGGAGATGGGTCAATTAACATTGCAGATGTAGTTTATCTTTTTAAGCACAGGGACGTTGGATTAGAAAAGGGTGATTTAAATTGTGATAATTCAGTTGATATAGCAGATGTCGTATATTTATTTAACAACTATCAAAAATGGAGAGAGCCTGTAGTATTTGCGAAAAACTTTAAAATAGAATATTATGATACAAATGGAAATCCTGTAAATTATAACGAAAACTGGGCATATAAAATTATAACAACAGAATATAATAACAAAGTGTATAATAAATACTGTATTGTAAAAGATGGAGAAAAACTTCCAAGTAATTTACCTCCTGATGTGAAAGTTATTTATGCTCCTGTAAAAAAAGTATGTACATTAAACGCATTTCAAATAGCCATGCTTGAGGCATTAGATGACGATAATGTAAGAAAGTCTATTAAGGGCGTTTCTGAATATACATACATTAAAATAAAAGATTATGGAGTGTTTCCTAAATTAAAACCTTATGTCGATAATGGAGATATTGTTCCTATTGGAAAATGGGGAAGTATTAACAAGGAAGTGTTATTGAACATAAACCCTGACATCATTTTCATTCCTTGGACACACAGTTATTTAGCTAAGGACATTGCTACAGTAAGTGATTTAGGTATAAATTATCTTGTAACTATTGAATCAAATGAACCCGACTTCCTTGCAAAAGCAGAATGGGCAAAAGTATATGCCGCATTCTATAACTTAGACAAGAAAGGAAATGATTTCCTACAAAAAGTTTGGAAAAAGAGAAATGAATTAGTGAGAAAAACAAGAAAGGCAACTTATAGGCCAAAAGTTGCCATGCTCTATTGGTCACCATATTCTGGACCTTGGGTGTATTGTGCTCAAAATTACTGTGCAAAGTGGATATTAGAAGTTAAAGGAGATTACTGCTTCCTTGATATTCCAGGAACTTCCTATGTAAATCTTGACAAAGAAACTACTTTAGAACATATTAAGGGATGTGATGTATTTATCTATATGAATTGGAACTCACTAAAAGAGCCAATGGATACGCTTGAGGAATTAAAAGAAAGAAGACCTGACTTAGCTCCAGTTTTAGATAGTGCAAAGAGAGTGTATACAACAAAATTTAGTTATTCATATGATGGGAATGTAAATATGGACTTATTAATTGAAGATTTTGCAAGAATGGTACATCCAGAATGTTTTGATGATGGAGATAGTAAGTTACATTACTTCAAGAAATTAAAATAA
- a CDS encoding NDR1/HIN1-like protein — protein MKKLLIIFSILALTLFSGCLEKPTVEFKGEKVENLGDLTKVTIDIYVNNPNPLGVKIDELTLDIYALANGDKIKIGEAVKRDISINLGDNNIEIPILINNSRLIEYFIKTKRTKIPVKVEGEIKVNLMLISVPIPISYETEIDIGNLAKEYLKREAIKNIESIREIVKQNNSINQEEIKKLAEKYNISPDELKQLINK, from the coding sequence TTGAAAAAGCTATTAATAATTTTTTCAATTTTAGCTTTAACTTTATTTTCTGGCTGTCTTGAAAAGCCAACAGTAGAGTTTAAAGGAGAGAAGGTTGAAAATTTAGGAGATCTAACCAAGGTTACAATAGACATTTATGTTAATAATCCTAACCCATTAGGAGTTAAGATTGATGAATTAACGTTAGATATTTACGCTCTTGCCAATGGAGATAAAATAAAGATTGGAGAAGCTGTAAAAAGAGATATTTCTATAAATCTAGGAGATAATAATATAGAAATTCCTATTTTAATTAATAATAGTAGATTAATAGAATACTTCATAAAAACTAAAAGAACTAAAATTCCTGTAAAGGTTGAGGGAGAAATAAAAGTTAATCTGATGTTAATTTCAGTTCCAATTCCTATAAGTTATGAGACAGAAATTGATATAGGTAATTTAGCTAAAGAATATCTTAAAAGAGAAGCTATAAAGAATATAGAATCTATCAGAGAAATAGTTAAGCAAAATAACTCCATAAATCAGGAAGAAATAAAAAAGCTTGCTGAAAAATATAATATAAGCCCAGATGAACTTAAACAATTAATTAATAAATAA
- a CDS encoding DNA topoisomerase IV subunit A yields the protein MVKIPKIPKKPREIAKQKIIELAKKMYDDLMKGKRPKIKMPIRSLSNALFDRKKGSFTLVGKEKERTLTVSQAKIFAQTTKMMEFAKELLENDDFSTLREAYYVSKNWGEARFDDQQASNNVIEDLEAALGVLREHLGFVPEEDGSAVVGPLKIIEETPEGELVVDCRRLGTGAYNIPNDITKLNFETDADFILAIETSGMFARLNAERFWDKHNCILVSLKGVPARATRRFIKRLHEEYELPVLVFTDGDPYGYLNIYRTLKVGSGKAIHLADKLSIPAARLIGITPQDIIDYDLPTHPLKEQDIKRIKDGLKNDDFVKSFPEWQKALKQMLEMGVRAEQQSLAKYGLKYVVNTYLPEKLKDDSTWLP from the coding sequence ATGGTTAAAATTCCAAAGATTCCTAAGAAGCCAAGAGAAATAGCTAAACAAAAAATTATAGAGCTTGCTAAGAAGATGTATGATGACTTGATGAAGGGAAAAAGGCCTAAGATAAAGATGCCTATAAGAAGTTTAAGCAATGCTCTATTTGATAGGAAGAAGGGATCATTTACTTTAGTTGGTAAGGAAAAGGAGAGAACTTTAACAGTTAGCCAGGCTAAGATCTTTGCTCAAACCACTAAGATGATGGAATTTGCTAAGGAATTGTTGGAGAATGATGACTTCTCAACACTTAGGGAAGCTTACTATGTCTCCAAGAACTGGGGAGAGGCAAGATTTGATGATCAGCAGGCATCTAACAATGTTATAGAGGATTTAGAAGCAGCATTAGGAGTTTTAAGAGAGCATCTTGGCTTTGTCCCAGAGGAAGATGGTTCAGCTGTTGTAGGGCCATTAAAGATTATTGAGGAAACTCCAGAGGGAGAGTTAGTTGTTGACTGTAGAAGGTTAGGGACTGGTGCTTACAATATTCCAAATGATATAACTAAGCTGAACTTTGAAACTGATGCTGATTTCATCTTAGCCATAGAAACATCAGGGATGTTTGCAAGGTTAAATGCTGAGAGATTTTGGGATAAACATAATTGTATATTGGTTTCTTTAAAAGGAGTTCCTGCAAGAGCAACAAGAAGGTTTATAAAGAGGTTACATGAGGAATATGAACTTCCAGTTCTTGTTTTTACTGATGGAGATCCTTATGGATATCTCAATATATATAGAACCTTAAAAGTAGGTAGTGGAAAAGCTATTCACTTAGCTGATAAGCTATCTATCCCAGCTGCAAGGTTGATAGGGATAACTCCTCAGGATATTATTGACTATGATCTTCCAACACATCCTTTAAAAGAGCAAGATATAAAGAGAATAAAGGATGGGCTTAAGAATGATGACTTTGTTAAGAGCTTCCCTGAGTGGCAAAAAGCTTTAAAGCAGATGCTTGAGATGGGAGTTAGGGCTGAACAGCAGTCCTTAGCTAAGTATGGTTTAAAGTATGTTGTTAATACTTACTTGCCAGAGAAGTTAAAAGATGACAGCACTTGGCTACCTTAA
- a CDS encoding YcaO-related McrA-glycine thioamidation protein, translated as MKVKFYYKIKKPEETLKDIEEALKKINTVEIKSIEHLDKVGIPVYYLKRKVFLDGKEAYVYHYGKGFIDIQARVSACMEAIERYSAAYDENLIKDPENPIDIEKLILPKYSSRKVKEWVQGYDLISESYIDVPVDAVFYPLKEINLFRGHTNGLASGNCLEEAIVHGTFEVIERDAWSLADLSPKIPREIDKDSINNEIIQNLLEKFERAGINIILKDLTSEFEIPVVAAVCDDKDPLMMCIGVGCHINPEIAIIRALTEVAQSRASQVHKKRRDAKLRERFLNRVNYERIKRINKKWFESEEKIELSDLPNHASYDLKKDIKFVINKLLEHSFDNLIYVNLNKVGVDCVRIIIPGLEVYTMDRDRLSRRGIERAKKLYNI; from the coding sequence ATGAAGGTTAAGTTTTATTATAAAATTAAGAAACCTGAAGAAACTTTAAAAGATATAGAAGAAGCTCTAAAGAAAATAAATACTGTTGAAATTAAAAGTATAGAGCATTTAGATAAGGTAGGAATTCCAGTTTATTATCTCAAAAGAAAAGTCTTTTTAGATGGGAAAGAAGCTTATGTCTATCATTATGGAAAAGGTTTCATTGACATTCAGGCAAGGGTTTCAGCCTGTATGGAGGCTATTGAAAGATATTCAGCAGCTTATGATGAAAACTTAATTAAGGATCCTGAGAACCCAATAGATATTGAAAAGCTTATTCTTCCAAAATATTCATCAAGGAAGGTTAAAGAATGGGTTCAAGGCTATGACTTAATCTCAGAAAGTTATATTGATGTTCCTGTTGACGCTGTCTTTTACCCACTAAAAGAAATTAATTTATTTAGAGGACACACTAATGGATTGGCAAGTGGAAACTGCTTAGAAGAAGCTATAGTTCATGGAACCTTTGAAGTAATTGAAAGAGATGCTTGGAGCTTAGCGGATCTCTCTCCAAAAATTCCAAGAGAGATAGATAAGGATAGTATTAATAATGAAATTATTCAAAACTTACTTGAAAAATTTGAAAGGGCTGGAATTAATATAATTTTAAAAGATCTAACTTCAGAATTTGAAATTCCTGTTGTAGCAGCAGTTTGTGATGATAAAGATCCTCTAATGATGTGTATAGGGGTTGGCTGTCATATCAACCCTGAGATAGCTATTATAAGAGCTTTAACTGAAGTAGCCCAGAGTAGAGCTTCACAGGTTCATAAAAAAAGGAGAGATGCTAAGTTAAGGGAAAGATTTTTAAATAGAGTAAATTATGAGAGAATAAAAAGGATAAATAAGAAGTGGTTTGAAAGTGAGGAAAAAATTGAGCTTAGTGATTTACCAAACCATGCAAGCTATGATTTAAAAAAAGATATAAAATTTGTAATAAATAAGTTATTGGAACATAGTTTTGACAATCTTATATATGTGAATTTAAATAAGGTTGGAGTGGACTGTGTTAGAATTATCATTCCTGGCTTAGAAGTTTATACTATGGATAGAGATAGGTTATCAAGGAGAGGAATAGAGAGAGCTAAAAAATTGTATAACATTTAA
- the pstS gene encoding phosphate ABC transporter substrate-binding protein PstS — MKKYLAIFLALLMIVPIISLAGCQGTTQGQEKPATAGEEKTANKVIVIRTTGATFPKYQIQKWIEDYQKINPNVKIEYEGGGSGHGQEAFLKGLTDIGRTDPPVKESMWKKFLETGDQPLQFPEIVGAVVVTYNVPEIGDKTLKLDGDTLAEIFLGKIEYWDDPKIKALNPDLNLPHQKIIVIHRSDSSGTTAIFTTYLSLASKEWPEDLVGKLINWPVDKEGRGIGQKGNSGVVAALTKTPYSIAYTELSYAIENNLPVAALKNKAGNFVKPTDETIKAAVSGVKAYIPDPTEGYKEDLKQMLNAPGENSYPIVAFTHFLVWENKNGKHYSPEKAKAIKEFIKWVLTEGQKPEHLAPGYVGLPEDVAKIGLKAVDMIKE, encoded by the coding sequence ATGAAGAAATATTTAGCCATATTTTTGGCTCTATTAATGATAGTTCCAATAATCTCTTTGGCAGGATGTCAAGGAACTACCCAGGGGCAAGAGAAACCTGCTACTGCAGGAGAGGAAAAAACTGCTAACAAAGTTATTGTTATAAGGACTACAGGAGCTACATTTCCAAAGTATCAGATACAAAAGTGGATTGAAGATTATCAAAAGATAAATCCAAATGTTAAGATTGAGTATGAAGGTGGAGGATCTGGACATGGACAAGAAGCTTTCTTAAAAGGTTTAACTGACATTGGAAGAACTGATCCTCCTGTTAAAGAATCTATGTGGAAAAAATTCTTAGAAACTGGAGATCAGCCATTACAGTTCCCTGAAATTGTTGGTGCTGTTGTTGTAACTTACAATGTTCCTGAGATAGGAGATAAAACTTTAAAATTAGATGGAGATACCTTAGCTGAAATTTTCTTAGGAAAAATAGAATATTGGGATGATCCAAAGATAAAAGCTTTAAACCCAGATCTCAACTTACCTCATCAGAAAATAATTGTTATACACAGAAGTGACTCAAGTGGTACAACTGCTATATTTACAACATACTTAAGCTTAGCAAGTAAAGAGTGGCCAGAAGATTTAGTTGGAAAATTAATTAACTGGCCAGTTGATAAAGAAGGTAGAGGAATAGGACAAAAAGGGAACTCTGGAGTTGTAGCAGCTTTAACAAAAACTCCATATTCAATAGCTTACACAGAGTTAAGTTATGCTATTGAGAATAACTTACCAGTAGCAGCTCTTAAAAACAAGGCTGGAAACTTTGTTAAGCCAACTGATGAAACTATAAAGGCTGCTGTTTCAGGAGTTAAGGCTTATATCCCAGATCCAACTGAGGGATACAAGGAAGACTTAAAGCAAATGTTAAATGCTCCTGGAGAAAATAGTTACCCAATAGTTGCATTCACCCACTTCTTAGTCTGGGAAAACAAGAATGGAAAGCACTACTCTCCAGAGAAGGCTAAGGCTATAAAAGAGTTCATAAAGTGGGTTTTAACTGAAGGACAGAAGCCAGAGCACTTAGCTCCTGGATATGTTGGCTTACCAGAAGATGTTGCTAAGATAGGCTTAAAAGCTGTTGACATGATTAAAGAATAA
- a CDS encoding coenzyme F420-0:L-glutamate ligase, which translates to MVRIKRKVEVIGLELPIFKGGEEVDIAELIKDFVEDKDIVVIAETLISKLEGRILKKEEIKVSKEALELAKKVGKEPEVVQAILDEAKEIVRVGKNFIITETKHGFVCANSGVDESNVIGIKLLPEDPDRSAERIRRRIKELTGKDVGVIISDSFGRPFRKGSVGVAIGVSGILALWDRKGEKDLFGRELKSTEVAIADELASMANVVMGEANEGIPIVIIRKANVPFGEGRGRDLIREKEEDVFR; encoded by the coding sequence ATGGTTAGAATTAAAAGAAAGGTTGAGGTTATTGGATTAGAGCTACCTATTTTTAAGGGAGGGGAGGAAGTAGATATAGCTGAGCTTATAAAAGATTTTGTTGAGGATAAAGATATAGTGGTTATAGCAGAGACTCTAATTTCTAAGTTAGAAGGAAGAATTTTGAAAAAAGAGGAAATTAAGGTTTCTAAGGAAGCTTTAGAGTTGGCTAAGAAGGTTGGAAAAGAGCCTGAGGTTGTCCAAGCTATATTAGATGAGGCTAAAGAGATTGTAAGGGTGGGAAAAAACTTTATAATAACTGAAACTAAGCATGGCTTTGTCTGTGCAAATAGTGGAGTTGATGAAAGTAATGTTATAGGAATTAAATTATTGCCAGAGGATCCAGATAGAAGTGCTGAAAGAATTAGAAGAAGGATTAAAGAATTAACAGGAAAGGATGTAGGAGTTATAATCTCAGACAGCTTTGGAAGGCCATTTAGAAAAGGCTCTGTTGGAGTAGCCATAGGAGTTAGTGGAATCCTTGCTCTATGGGATAGGAAGGGAGAGAAGGATTTATTTGGAAGAGAGCTTAAGAGCACTGAAGTAGCTATAGCTGATGAACTTGCAAGTATGGCTAATGTAGTAATGGGAGAGGCTAATGAAGGGATTCCTATAGTGATTATAAGAAAAGCTAACGTACCCTTTGGAGAAGGTAGAGGAAGAGATTTAATAAGAGAAAAAGAGGAAGATGTTTTCAGATAA